A genome region from Myxococcales bacterium includes the following:
- a CDS encoding VWA domain-containing protein, translating into MRNEQDPSARARWAGAMGLCALVAANDGRATGAAAPAPDITEGRLTTRDHARVVDVPLEHTEVVIHATAHLAEVQVAQTFTNPYDHKIEAVYLFPLPTGAAVNALEIRTGDRVIRGEIARRADARATYVKAARRGFVAALLTQERPNLFTQRVANLEPGAQVIVQLTYVEPLRYDDGGYELVFPMVAGPRYLPATATAADADQVQPTALPPGTRSSHDVGLTVTLDAGVALKDVRSPSHQLVRTAGATAARATITLAPGDTIPNKDFVLRYDVAGAAPEAAVLAHRTGAGPGAFLLTVTPPAAAAPAQVTPRELVFVLDTSSSMRGQPLAKARALVRAMLTSLAPDDTFQIVRFADVASALGDRPIASKPRNVEYALAWLDALEAGGGTAVTEGVAAALDLAHDPLRLRLVVFITDGYVGDEDEILATVRDHLGPSRLYSFGVGTAVNRYLLEEMASFGRGAVQIIRPDEDTAAAVARFHDRIARPVLTDITIDWGGLAVADVTPAAVPDLFVGQPVVVAGHYPRAGAGTVVIRGQAAGRPVAIEVPVELPATADQPAIATVWARARIAELTRAEVRGATEATRGEITQLALDHHLLSRYTALVAVDRARTTAGGDAAQVVVPVEVPEGLHATSGGGWGVSTGGFGAVGYGAGGGGSGFGTSSGSVSVHLSAAGAPARVLSPPTPTPVAQRVVADDPHELELLRAALRTELAATLATRPAVAGTYRVRVVITASGTVRLVAIVAWPAGADAALRARIRAVARDWAFGPASAERTLETTVEIGGGP; encoded by the coding sequence GTGCGCAATGAGCAGGATCCGAGCGCGCGCGCGCGCTGGGCCGGCGCGATGGGCCTGTGCGCCCTGGTCGCGGCCAACGACGGTCGAGCCACCGGCGCAGCCGCGCCCGCGCCCGACATCACCGAGGGCCGGCTCACGACCCGCGACCACGCCCGGGTCGTGGACGTGCCGCTCGAGCACACCGAGGTCGTGATCCACGCGACCGCGCACCTGGCCGAGGTCCAGGTCGCGCAGACCTTCACCAACCCGTACGACCACAAGATCGAGGCCGTCTACCTGTTCCCGCTGCCGACTGGCGCGGCGGTCAACGCGCTCGAGATCCGGACCGGCGACCGCGTCATCCGCGGCGAGATCGCCCGGCGCGCCGACGCGCGCGCGACCTACGTCAAGGCGGCGCGGCGCGGGTTCGTCGCGGCGCTCCTGACCCAGGAGCGCCCCAACCTGTTCACCCAGCGCGTCGCCAACCTCGAGCCCGGCGCCCAGGTGATCGTGCAGCTGACCTACGTCGAGCCGCTACGCTACGACGACGGCGGCTACGAGCTGGTGTTCCCGATGGTGGCGGGGCCGCGCTACCTGCCGGCCACCGCGACCGCGGCCGACGCCGACCAGGTCCAGCCGACGGCGCTGCCGCCGGGCACGCGCTCGTCGCACGACGTCGGCCTCACGGTCACGCTCGACGCCGGGGTCGCGCTCAAGGACGTGCGCTCGCCGTCGCACCAGCTGGTCCGGACCGCCGGCGCGACCGCCGCGCGCGCGACGATCACGCTCGCGCCCGGCGACACGATCCCGAACAAGGACTTCGTGCTGCGTTACGACGTCGCCGGCGCCGCACCCGAGGCCGCGGTGCTGGCCCACCGCACCGGCGCCGGCCCCGGCGCGTTCCTGCTGACCGTCACGCCGCCGGCCGCGGCCGCGCCGGCGCAGGTCACGCCCCGCGAGCTGGTGTTCGTGCTCGACACGTCGTCGTCGATGCGCGGCCAGCCGCTGGCCAAGGCCCGGGCGCTCGTCCGCGCGATGCTGACGTCGCTCGCGCCCGACGACACGTTCCAGATCGTCCGGTTCGCCGACGTCGCCAGCGCGCTCGGCGATCGCCCGATCGCCAGCAAGCCCCGCAACGTCGAGTACGCGCTGGCGTGGCTCGACGCGCTCGAGGCCGGCGGCGGCACCGCGGTGACCGAAGGCGTGGCCGCGGCGCTCGACCTCGCCCACGATCCGCTCCGGCTCCGGCTGGTGGTGTTCATCACCGACGGCTACGTCGGCGACGAGGACGAGATCCTCGCGACCGTGCGCGACCACCTCGGCCCGTCGCGGCTCTACTCGTTCGGGGTCGGGACCGCGGTCAACCGCTACCTGCTCGAGGAGATGGCGAGCTTCGGGCGCGGCGCGGTCCAGATCATCCGACCCGACGAGGACACCGCGGCCGCGGTCGCGCGGTTCCACGACCGGATCGCGCGGCCGGTGCTCACCGACATCACGATCGATTGGGGCGGGCTGGCGGTCGCCGACGTGACGCCCGCGGCCGTGCCCGATCTGTTCGTCGGTCAGCCCGTGGTGGTCGCGGGCCACTACCCGCGGGCCGGCGCCGGGACCGTCGTGATCCGCGGCCAGGCCGCGGGCCGCCCGGTCGCGATCGAGGTCCCGGTCGAGCTGCCCGCCACCGCCGACCAGCCGGCGATCGCGACGGTGTGGGCGCGCGCGCGCATCGCCGAGCTGACCCGCGCCGAGGTCCGCGGCGCCACCGAGGCGACCCGTGGCGAGATCACCCAGCTCGCGCTCGATCACCACCTGCTGTCCCGGTACACCGCGCTGGTCGCGGTCGACCGCGCGCGCACGACCGCCGGCGGCGACGCGGCGCAGGTCGTCGTGCCGGTCGAGGTGCCCGAGGGCCTGCACGCCACCAGCGGCGGCGGCTGGGGCGTCAGCACCGGCGGGTTCGGCGCGGTGGGCTACGGCGCGGGCGGCGGCGGCAGCGGCTTCGGGACGAGCTCCGGATCGGTGAGCGTCCACCTGTCCGCCGCCGGGGCGCCCGCGCGCGTGCTGTCGCCGCCGACGCCGACGCCGGTCGCCCAGCGGGTCGTCGCCGACGACCCCCACGAGCTCGAGCTCCTGCGCGCCGCGCTGCGCACCGAGCTAGCCGCGACGCTCGCGACCCGGCCGGCCGTGGCCGGCACCTACCGCGTGCGGGTGGTGATCACGGCCAGCGGCACCGTGCGGCTGGTGGCGATCGTCGCGTGGCCGGCCGGCGCCGACGCCGCGCTCCGCGCGCGGATCCGCGCGGTGGCCCGGGACTGGGCCTTCGGCCCGGCCAGCGCCGAGCGCACGCTCGAGACCACGGTCGAGATCGGGGGTGGACCGTGA
- a CDS encoding nucleotidyltransferase domain-containing protein — protein sequence MALRLGGLADVDPRAAPLPLGTEVATRVDRAVGARVITAGAVGRVVGVHADGLDVEVVGGARARYARDELAPRKLGQVRYARRRDDAWQALAPTVVLDVVVGSRAWGLADAGSDEDHRGVFVAPLAWTTGLVDPPLDLASADGTGAYWEVGKAVRQALRADPNTLEMLFVADVAAVRDPMGARLLEVRDAFVSQEIYGSFGRYALSQLDRLEHNQRLADHRGQVVAWLAAAPTLTLDDVAARLAEAAAVRGDTAALAAQRARDYVKQLYRSLYDQGQLAEASWAGLVAAARAGLAFAAPRDLRPKNAYNLIRLLDVATRWLAGDPAAPPRLRVPDELAPTLRAIKRGEVPMVDVLAMARAMTPALEAARADSRLPRQADLAPIEAALRAIRHEAARRAIAGEPGPWGADAPAPPAARFDEEPP from the coding sequence ATGGCGCTGCGTCTGGGTGGACTCGCGGACGTCGATCCACGGGCGGCGCCGCTGCCGCTGGGCACCGAGGTGGCGACCCGGGTCGATCGCGCGGTCGGCGCGCGGGTGATCACCGCCGGCGCGGTCGGGCGCGTCGTCGGCGTCCACGCCGACGGGCTCGACGTCGAGGTGGTCGGCGGCGCCCGGGCCCGGTACGCCCGCGACGAGCTGGCGCCCCGCAAGCTCGGCCAGGTGCGCTACGCGCGCCGTCGGGACGACGCCTGGCAGGCGCTGGCGCCGACGGTGGTGCTCGACGTCGTGGTCGGGTCGCGGGCCTGGGGCCTGGCCGACGCCGGCAGCGATGAGGATCACCGCGGCGTGTTCGTCGCGCCGCTGGCCTGGACCACCGGCCTGGTCGACCCGCCGCTCGATCTGGCGTCGGCCGACGGCACCGGCGCGTACTGGGAGGTCGGCAAGGCGGTGCGCCAGGCGCTCCGCGCCGATCCCAACACGCTCGAGATGCTGTTCGTGGCCGACGTCGCGGCGGTGCGCGATCCGATGGGCGCGCGCCTGCTCGAGGTGCGCGACGCGTTCGTGTCCCAGGAGATCTACGGCAGCTTCGGGCGCTACGCGCTGTCGCAGCTCGATCGGCTCGAGCACAACCAGCGCCTGGCCGACCACCGCGGCCAGGTCGTGGCGTGGCTGGCGGCGGCGCCGACGCTGACCCTCGATGACGTCGCCGCGCGGCTGGCCGAGGCGGCGGCCGTCCGCGGCGACACCGCGGCGCTGGCGGCGCAGCGCGCCCGCGACTACGTCAAGCAGCTCTACCGGTCGCTCTACGATCAGGGTCAGCTGGCCGAGGCGTCGTGGGCCGGGCTGGTGGCCGCGGCCCGCGCCGGCCTGGCGTTCGCGGCGCCGCGCGATCTCCGGCCCAAGAACGCCTACAACCTGATCCGGCTGCTCGACGTCGCGACCCGGTGGCTGGCGGGCGATCCGGCCGCGCCGCCGCGCCTGCGCGTGCCCGACGAGCTGGCGCCGACCTTGCGGGCGATCAAGCGCGGCGAGGTGCCGATGGTCGACGTGCTCGCGATGGCGCGGGCGATGACGCCGGCGCTGGAGGCCGCGCGCGCCGACAGCCGGCTGCCTCGCCAGGCCGACCTCGCGCCGATCGAGGCGGCGCTGCGCGCGATCCGCCACGAGGCCGCGCGGCGGGCGATCGCCGGCGAGCCCGGGCCGTGGGGCGCCGACGCGCCCGCGCCGCCGGCGGCGCGCTTCGACGAGGAGCCCCCATGA
- a CDS encoding serine/threonine-protein kinase, translating to MQCLAEDELVELAHAGALADAPTLEEHLAECATCAAVVAELAHAGSGGVDDLAGRRLGRYRLDQRLGAGAMGTVFRGWDEELRRAVAVKVLALADPDGAWSRRLLVEARAAAAIAHPNVVAVHDVGVVDGVTFVVSELVVGESLRAAMAAGAVPPARARALGIALARGLAAAHAAGVVHRDLKPENVVIGAGGEPKILDFGLAKRADDASPLDATEPGAVLGTIGYMAPEQARGDGVDARADVFACGAILFELATGRRAFDGATAADRLGALLRDDPVASARAALGGLAPVVARCLEKEPARRFQSAADLAWTLERLAPSAPGRRPTRRALLLGAAAAAGVGALGWALGRRGRGRGAARATPALHPLTFRHGRVWSARAAGDGASVYFGAAWDDEPLRAYGLRLAGGVVRALELPSADVLAVSSTALAIALERRHVDGQCATGRLALAPIDGGQPRLLADDVQQADFFPDGQTLAIVTRAGRGMRLEAPLGRTVLEVPGWISDVRVAPRGDRVACMLHPDRNDDQGEVAVVELATGAVRTITAGWSSLAGLAWSPRGDRLWFTGGRADAVSAVWSATLDGRVREEYATLGRLRLHDLIDERRLLVSRDVWRLRTRVAGAGRAPRDCSLTEFALAAGLSSDGATLAVSEFGDVDEVNGVYAVPTDGGARLRLGPGAAWALSPDGALVFATGFARVDDGPPQGVVYTTAGGEPRAIALAPIARVRAAAWRGDAELVVVGAEVGRAPRLWRVAIAGPAPTPITAEGEHGVVAVAPTGAIAFVDADDQLRVIDPVGAPLAPPRAGYRDQVVCGWAGAAVQVRTTTAPVELAQVDVATGARTPSWTLTPPALGLRAVDAVAVAADGSYAYSHGQELSELFEIALPG from the coding sequence GTGCAGTGCCTGGCCGAGGACGAGCTGGTCGAGCTGGCGCACGCCGGCGCGCTGGCCGACGCGCCGACGCTCGAGGAGCACCTGGCCGAGTGCGCGACCTGCGCGGCGGTGGTGGCGGAGCTGGCGCACGCGGGGTCCGGCGGCGTCGATGACCTCGCCGGCCGACGGCTGGGGCGCTACCGCCTCGATCAGCGGCTCGGCGCCGGCGCGATGGGCACGGTGTTCCGCGGCTGGGACGAGGAGCTCCGGCGCGCGGTCGCGGTCAAGGTGCTCGCGCTGGCCGACCCCGACGGCGCGTGGTCGCGCCGGCTGCTGGTCGAGGCCCGGGCGGCCGCGGCGATCGCGCACCCCAACGTGGTCGCGGTCCACGACGTCGGCGTGGTCGACGGCGTGACCTTCGTGGTCAGCGAGCTGGTGGTCGGAGAGTCCCTGCGCGCGGCGATGGCCGCGGGCGCGGTGCCGCCGGCGCGGGCGCGGGCGCTGGGCATCGCGCTGGCGCGCGGGCTGGCCGCGGCCCACGCGGCCGGCGTGGTCCACCGCGACCTCAAGCCCGAGAACGTGGTGATCGGCGCTGGGGGCGAGCCCAAGATCCTCGACTTCGGCCTGGCCAAGCGCGCTGACGACGCCAGCCCGCTCGACGCCACCGAGCCCGGCGCGGTGCTGGGCACGATCGGGTACATGGCGCCCGAGCAGGCCCGCGGCGACGGCGTCGACGCCCGGGCCGACGTGTTCGCGTGCGGTGCGATCCTGTTCGAGCTCGCGACCGGGCGGCGCGCGTTCGACGGCGCGACCGCGGCCGATCGCCTGGGCGCGCTCCTGCGCGACGATCCGGTCGCGTCGGCGCGGGCCGCGCTGGGCGGGCTGGCGCCGGTGGTGGCGCGCTGCCTCGAGAAGGAGCCCGCGCGGCGCTTCCAGTCGGCGGCGGACCTGGCGTGGACCCTCGAGCGGCTGGCGCCGAGCGCGCCCGGTCGACGGCCGACCCGACGGGCGCTGCTGCTCGGCGCGGCCGCCGCGGCCGGCGTCGGCGCGCTGGGCTGGGCCCTCGGTCGACGTGGGCGCGGGCGCGGCGCTGCGCGCGCGACGCCGGCGCTGCACCCGCTGACCTTCCGCCACGGCCGGGTGTGGTCGGCCCGGGCTGCCGGCGACGGCGCGTCGGTCTACTTCGGCGCGGCGTGGGACGACGAGCCGCTGCGCGCCTACGGCCTGCGCCTCGCCGGCGGGGTCGTGCGCGCGCTCGAGCTCCCGTCGGCCGACGTGCTGGCGGTGTCGTCGACCGCGCTGGCGATCGCGCTCGAGCGCCGCCACGTCGACGGCCAGTGCGCCACCGGCCGCCTGGCGCTGGCGCCGATCGACGGTGGTCAGCCGCGGCTGCTCGCCGACGACGTGCAGCAGGCCGACTTCTTCCCCGACGGCCAGACCCTGGCGATCGTGACCCGGGCCGGCCGGGGCATGCGGCTCGAGGCGCCGCTGGGCCGGACCGTGCTCGAGGTGCCAGGCTGGATCTCCGACGTGCGGGTCGCGCCGCGCGGCGATCGGGTCGCGTGCATGCTGCACCCGGACCGCAACGACGATCAGGGCGAGGTGGCGGTGGTCGAGCTCGCCACCGGCGCGGTGCGGACGATCACCGCCGGGTGGAGCAGCCTGGCGGGGCTGGCGTGGAGCCCGCGCGGCGATCGGCTGTGGTTCACCGGCGGTCGCGCCGACGCCGTCAGCGCGGTGTGGTCGGCGACGCTCGACGGTCGGGTGCGTGAGGAGTACGCGACCTTGGGCCGGCTGCGGTTGCACGACCTGATCGACGAGCGTCGGCTGCTGGTGAGCCGCGACGTCTGGCGGCTGCGCACGCGCGTGGCCGGCGCGGGCCGCGCCCCGCGCGACTGCTCGCTGACCGAGTTCGCGCTGGCCGCGGGGCTGTCGTCCGACGGCGCCACGCTCGCGGTCAGCGAGTTCGGTGACGTCGACGAGGTCAACGGCGTCTACGCGGTGCCGACCGACGGCGGCGCCCGGCTCCGGCTGGGGCCGGGCGCGGCCTGGGCGCTGTCACCCGACGGGGCGCTGGTGTTCGCGACCGGGTTCGCGCGGGTCGACGACGGTCCGCCGCAGGGCGTCGTGTACACGACCGCGGGCGGCGAGCCGCGCGCGATCGCGCTGGCGCCGATCGCGCGGGTGCGCGCGGCCGCGTGGCGCGGCGACGCCGAGCTGGTCGTGGTCGGGGCCGAGGTCGGGCGCGCGCCGCGGCTGTGGCGGGTCGCGATCGCCGGACCCGCGCCGACGCCGATCACCGCCGAGGGTGAGCACGGCGTGGTCGCGGTCGCGCCCACCGGCGCGATCGCGTTCGTCGACGCCGACGATCAGCTGCGCGTGATCGACCCCGTCGGCGCGCCGCTGGCGCCACCGCGGGCGGGGTACCGCGATCAGGTGGTGTGCGGCTGGGCCGGCGCCGCGGTCCAGGTCCGCACCACGACCGCGCCGGTCGAGCTGGCGCAGGTCGACGTCGCGACCGGCGCCCGGACGCCGAGCTGGACGTTGACGCCGCCGGCGCTGGGGCTGCGCGCGGTCGACGCGGTCGCGGTCGCCGCCGACGGCTCGTACGCCTACAGCCACGGGCAGGAGCTGTCGGAGCTGTTCGAGATCGCGCTGCCGGGGTAG
- a CDS encoding PQQ-binding-like beta-propeller repeat protein: MRPAAALAAAAVAALLGCRDRSGPAAAVSPPEPAAPRPAPGADLAGPIAPPTRIAAHPERGATTVDLGIDRAAVAIELPTPPRGGAAAFTFGDDRRGWVTRIPETNQLPSVAYGDGRIFVSGGFESISFYALDAHDGHVAWAAQQLEDNGPTAPIYEDGRVVFNTESCTLFVMDAATGTKLWSKYLGDPTLAQPAVADGLIYASHPCPTGQCLSAYRLRTGAVAWSRAIAAELLAAPVVAGDAVYATALGGRVYRFDRTTGRRVWSKPLRATTAPWIDGDRLYVARRGRRVEQQIVVATADGAVLAEHASVAARYLGDVPTNLDRWKQVWAFEGSRPAVLDGVKYEAMAGFVQASDPTTGAVLWRRRWAAAADRRSLGTVAVAGTQLVVSTRGGELFGLDLDTGYTVWAYALGTPIAAQPIIAHGWVYAATVDGAVVALDVGDASLDGWHMWGGNPRHNGPVAATPSVPL; this comes from the coding sequence GTGAGACCGGCCGCCGCGCTGGCCGCGGCCGCGGTCGCCGCGCTGCTCGGCTGCCGCGATCGTTCCGGGCCGGCGGCAGCGGTCTCGCCACCCGAGCCCGCGGCGCCGCGCCCGGCTCCGGGCGCCGACCTCGCCGGTCCGATCGCCCCGCCGACGCGGATCGCGGCGCACCCCGAGCGCGGCGCGACCACGGTCGACCTCGGGATCGACCGCGCGGCGGTGGCGATCGAGCTGCCGACGCCCCCGCGCGGCGGCGCTGCCGCGTTCACGTTCGGCGACGATCGCCGCGGCTGGGTCACGCGGATCCCCGAGACCAACCAGCTGCCGTCGGTCGCGTACGGCGACGGCCGGATCTTCGTGTCCGGCGGCTTCGAGTCGATCAGCTTCTACGCGCTCGACGCCCACGACGGCCACGTCGCGTGGGCGGCGCAACAGCTCGAGGACAACGGCCCGACCGCGCCGATCTACGAGGACGGGCGGGTCGTGTTCAACACCGAGAGCTGCACGCTGTTCGTGATGGACGCGGCGACCGGCACGAAGCTGTGGTCGAAGTACCTGGGCGATCCGACGCTGGCGCAGCCCGCGGTCGCCGACGGGCTGATCTACGCGTCGCACCCGTGCCCGACCGGCCAGTGCCTGTCCGCGTACCGGCTCCGGACCGGCGCGGTGGCGTGGTCGCGCGCGATCGCGGCCGAGCTGCTCGCGGCGCCGGTGGTCGCCGGCGACGCGGTCTACGCCACGGCGCTGGGCGGCCGGGTCTACCGGTTCGATCGCACGACCGGGCGCCGGGTCTGGAGCAAGCCGCTCCGCGCCACCACCGCGCCGTGGATCGACGGCGACCGGCTCTACGTCGCGCGCCGCGGCCGCCGCGTCGAGCAGCAGATCGTGGTGGCGACCGCCGACGGCGCGGTCCTGGCCGAGCACGCCTCGGTCGCCGCGCGCTACCTCGGGGACGTGCCGACCAACCTCGATCGCTGGAAGCAGGTCTGGGCGTTCGAGGGCTCGCGCCCGGCCGTGCTCGACGGCGTGAAGTACGAGGCGATGGCCGGCTTCGTCCAGGCCTCGGATCCCACGACCGGCGCGGTCCTGTGGCGCCGGCGGTGGGCCGCGGCCGCGGACCGCCGATCGCTCGGCACGGTCGCGGTCGCCGGCACCCAGCTGGTCGTGTCGACGCGCGGCGGCGAGCTGTTCGGCCTCGACCTCGACACCGGCTACACCGTCTGGGCCTACGCGCTCGGCACGCCGATCGCGGCCCAGCCGATCATCGCCCACGGCTGGGTCTACGCGGCCACCGTCGACGGCGCGGTCGTCGCGCTCGACGTCGGCGACGCGTCCCTCGACGGCTGGCACATGTGGGGCGGCAACCCGCGCCACAACGGCCCGGTCGCCGCGACGCCGAGCGTGCCCCTGTGA
- a CDS encoding saccharopine dehydrogenase NADP-binding domain-containing protein, with product MARDRAYDLVLFGATGFTGRLVAEYLTGRAAGTDLRWALAGRSRARVEAVRTELAAIDAAAATLPIVVADAQDPAAMLALARTATAVCTTVGPYLQHGGPLVAACAEAGTGYCDLTGEVPFVRASIDRHHATAVASGARLVHCCGFDSMPSDLGVWLLQREFEARCGRGAPAVTALFEVKGAASGGTIASMFGLVDAAARDRATRRLLLDPYALDPAGTPRGDDQDVRGPGFDRTLGSFTAPFVMAAVNARVVRRSHALRGQPWGRGWRYDERMGLPGSPRGAALALAITGGLAGFVAATQVPRLRRALEARLPKPGEGPSASQRARGRYRARLHGAVDGTTLVATFADSLDPGYDGTAKLLGEAALTLALDPPASGGGVLTPAVALAPTLVPRLRAAGVTLDVTAAG from the coding sequence ATGGCTCGCGACCGCGCGTACGATCTCGTCCTGTTCGGCGCCACAGGCTTCACCGGCCGGCTGGTGGCCGAGTACCTCACGGGCCGCGCCGCCGGCACCGATCTGCGCTGGGCCCTGGCCGGCCGGAGTCGCGCGCGCGTCGAGGCGGTCCGGACCGAGCTGGCGGCGATCGACGCCGCGGCCGCGACCCTGCCGATCGTCGTCGCCGACGCCCAGGATCCGGCGGCGATGCTGGCGCTCGCCCGCACCGCGACCGCGGTGTGCACGACCGTCGGCCCGTACCTCCAGCACGGCGGCCCGCTGGTGGCCGCGTGCGCCGAGGCGGGGACCGGCTACTGCGATCTCACCGGCGAGGTGCCGTTCGTGCGCGCGTCGATCGATCGCCACCACGCCACCGCCGTCGCGTCCGGCGCGCGCCTGGTCCACTGCTGCGGCTTCGACTCGATGCCCTCGGACCTGGGCGTGTGGTTGCTGCAACGGGAGTTCGAGGCCCGGTGCGGACGCGGGGCGCCGGCGGTGACGGCGCTGTTCGAGGTCAAGGGCGCGGCCTCGGGCGGGACCATCGCGAGCATGTTCGGCCTCGTCGACGCGGCCGCGCGCGATCGCGCGACCCGGCGGCTGCTGCTGGATCCCTACGCGCTCGATCCGGCCGGCACCCCGCGCGGCGACGATCAGGACGTGCGCGGGCCCGGCTTCGACCGGACGCTCGGCTCGTTCACCGCGCCGTTCGTCATGGCGGCGGTCAACGCCCGGGTGGTGCGGCGCAGTCACGCGCTGCGCGGTCAGCCCTGGGGCCGCGGCTGGCGCTACGACGAGCGGATGGGCCTGCCGGGCTCGCCGCGCGGCGCCGCGCTCGCGCTCGCGATCACCGGCGGCCTGGCCGGCTTCGTCGCGGCCACCCAGGTGCCGCGGCTGCGGCGCGCGCTCGAGGCGCGCCTGCCCAAGCCGGGCGAGGGCCCGAGCGCGAGCCAGCGCGCGCGCGGCCGCTACCGCGCGCGCCTGCACGGCGCCGTCGACGGCACCACGCTGGTCGCGACCTTCGCCGACAGTCTCGACCCCGGCTACGACGGCACCGCCAAGCTCCTCGGCGAGGCGGCGCTGACCCTCGCGCTCGATCCCCCGGCCAGCGGCGGCGGGGTGCTGACCCCGGCGGTGGCGCTGGCCCCGACCCTGGTGCCGCGGCTCCGCGCCGCCGGCGTCACCCTCGACGTCACCGCCGCGGGCTGA
- a CDS encoding transcriptional regulator: MPDLTAGPDAPTVASLEDAIAAACARRPTIAAAGFAAHAVAQVGAGARPEHLDELLVAWAAGRGDPAAVRAVDDLMATIAPRGLDPAARDEVRQLARVRVLVASDDRPPRIAGYRGTGPLAGWLRVAVTRVAIDHQRALVRGDVPVDVLAELAAREPDPELRALKARFQVEWRAALTDALAALGGRPRVVLRLHFVEGTPLAAIGRLYRVHESTVSRWVRDAAQAVADAARARLTERLALPADQLDSIARMVRSQLDLSIARLLQG, encoded by the coding sequence GTGCCCGATCTGACGGCGGGCCCGGACGCGCCGACGGTGGCGTCGCTCGAGGACGCGATCGCGGCGGCGTGCGCGCGCCGGCCGACGATCGCCGCCGCCGGGTTCGCGGCGCACGCGGTGGCCCAGGTCGGCGCCGGCGCTCGGCCGGAGCACCTCGACGAGCTGCTGGTGGCGTGGGCGGCGGGGCGCGGCGATCCGGCGGCGGTCCGCGCCGTCGACGACCTGATGGCGACGATCGCCCCGCGCGGGCTCGACCCGGCCGCGCGCGATGAGGTGCGCCAGCTGGCGCGGGTGCGGGTGCTGGTGGCCAGCGACGATCGCCCACCGCGCATCGCCGGGTACCGCGGCACCGGGCCGCTCGCGGGCTGGCTGCGGGTGGCGGTGACCCGGGTCGCGATCGATCACCAGCGCGCGCTGGTGCGCGGCGACGTCCCGGTCGACGTGCTCGCGGAGTTGGCGGCGCGCGAGCCCGACCCGGAGCTGCGCGCGCTCAAGGCCCGCTTCCAGGTCGAGTGGCGCGCGGCGCTGACCGACGCGCTGGCGGCGCTGGGCGGGCGGCCGCGGGTGGTGCTGCGGCTGCACTTCGTCGAGGGCACGCCGCTGGCGGCGATCGGGCGGCTCTACCGCGTGCACGAGTCGACGGTGTCGCGCTGGGTGCGGGACGCGGCCCAGGCGGTGGCCGACGCCGCGCGCGCGCGCCTGACCGAGCGGCTGGCGCTGCCGGCCGATCAGCTCGACAGCATCGCGCGCATGGTGCGCTCGCAGCTCGACCTGTCGATCGCCCGGCTGCTGCAGGGCTGA
- a CDS encoding TVP38/TMEM64 family protein — protein sequence MIPRWTRRRVALAIAIAALGACMIYMTVTGTLTARGVKDWLDSLGPWAPALFVGAFVAGSLVGLPGMAFVAGARLAFGPWLGFALAYGGGVLAVTVPFVGARALRRADVPPWRPSGKRLGRLFAQLEAHPLAVVIALRLILWFNAALTYALALSPIRTRHYVLGCAIALAPVVALATFVSGWFA from the coding sequence ATGATCCCGCGCTGGACCCGCCGCCGCGTCGCGCTGGCGATCGCGATCGCCGCGCTGGGCGCGTGCATGATCTACATGACCGTGACCGGCACGCTGACCGCGCGCGGCGTCAAGGACTGGCTCGACTCGCTCGGCCCGTGGGCGCCGGCGCTGTTCGTCGGCGCGTTCGTGGCCGGCTCGCTGGTCGGCCTGCCGGGCATGGCGTTCGTGGCCGGCGCCCGGCTCGCGTTCGGGCCGTGGCTGGGGTTCGCGCTGGCCTACGGCGGCGGCGTGCTGGCGGTGACCGTGCCGTTCGTCGGGGCCCGGGCGCTGCGTCGCGCCGACGTGCCGCCGTGGCGGCCGAGCGGCAAGCGGCTCGGCCGGCTGTTCGCGCAGCTCGAGGCGCACCCGCTCGCGGTCGTCATCGCGCTCCGCTTGATCCTGTGGTTCAACGCGGCGCTCACCTACGCGCTGGCCCTGTCGCCGATCCGCACGCGTCACTACGTGCTCGGGTGCGCGATCGCGCTCGCGCCGGTGGTCGCGCTGGCGACGTTCGTCAGCGGCTGGTTCGCCTGA